From Pseudonocardia autotrophica, one genomic window encodes:
- a CDS encoding enoyl-CoA hydratase/isomerase family protein, with protein MSDVTYEVTDGVAWLTIDRAEARNALSKAVREGLFDGVHRFNADGSAKVLVLTGSGEKAFCAGGDLKEMNDVALQVPPPDFLPQLGRNIDVPKPTIAAVNGIAYGGGFLLAQQCDLVVAAEHARFAVSEVKIGRGSPWAAPLSWLVPPRVAMKILLTGDPIGAAEAQGYGLVNDVVPAAELRAHTQELAERIAANAPLSVLAAKRTAYLSASHTRAEAYERAEEIWEPVYLSQDAQEGPLSFREKRAPVWQGV; from the coding sequence ATGAGCGACGTGACCTACGAGGTGACCGACGGCGTCGCCTGGCTGACGATCGACCGGGCCGAGGCACGCAACGCCCTGAGCAAGGCCGTCCGCGAGGGTCTGTTCGACGGCGTCCACCGGTTCAACGCCGACGGCTCGGCCAAGGTCCTGGTGCTCACCGGCTCGGGCGAGAAGGCGTTCTGCGCGGGCGGTGATCTCAAGGAGATGAACGACGTAGCCCTGCAGGTCCCGCCACCGGACTTCCTGCCCCAGCTCGGCCGCAACATCGACGTCCCCAAGCCGACGATCGCCGCGGTCAACGGGATCGCCTACGGCGGCGGGTTCCTGCTCGCCCAGCAGTGTGATCTCGTGGTGGCCGCCGAGCACGCCCGGTTCGCGGTGTCCGAGGTGAAGATCGGCCGCGGATCGCCGTGGGCGGCACCGCTGTCCTGGCTGGTCCCGCCGCGGGTCGCGATGAAGATTCTGCTCACCGGCGACCCGATCGGCGCGGCCGAGGCGCAGGGCTACGGCCTGGTCAACGACGTGGTGCCGGCCGCCGAGCTGCGCGCGCACACCCAGGAGCTGGCCGAGCGGATCGCCGCCAACGCGCCGCTGTCGGTGCTCGCGGCCAAGCGGACGGCGTACCTGTCGGCGAGCCACACCCGCGCCGAGGCCTACGAGCGCGCCGAGGAGATCTGGGAGCCGGTCTACCTCTCGCAGGACGCGCAGGAGGGTCCGCTGTCGTTCCGGGAGAAGCGTGCCCCCGTCTGGCAGGGGGTCTGA
- a CDS encoding ATP-binding protein, with product MTVHKLLVANRGEIAERIIRSARALDIATVAVHSDPDADALFVEAADEAVRLPGAAPSETYLRADRIIEAARLTGADAIHPGYGFLSENAEFARACADAGITFVGPPVEAIEAMGSKIAAKELMEKAGVPVLPGATIDDAEEIDSAAVSALADGIGYPLLVKAAFGGGGRGMRIVRSAADVLDAVTGARREAASAFGNGTVFLERFVEDPRHVEVQIFGDTHGTVVHLFERECSIQRRYQKIVEEAPSPAVDEALRTRLGDAAVAAGAAIGYTGAGTVEFVMAQTGEFFFLEVNTRLQVEHPVTEEITGLDLVALQIAVAEGEPLPAEVTGATITGHAIEARLYAEDPSQDYLPGSGTVHRFSVPALPGVRVDTGVRDGSVIGTHYDPMLAKVIAHGRTRAEAARKLARALAEAEIHGPVTNRDLLVAILREPEFLAGRTDTGYLTRHEPAVLIGPPAESTLAVHALAAALADQSGRRDGARVQRPVPTGWRNVRSASQHAEYRIGDTDLDVSYRLGRGTLEAGVNGTALAEPAVLGAGPERVDLRVGGVRRAVRVHRVGDTVYVDSVLGASTLTERPRLPEPGTDAAPGSLLAPMPGTVVRVAAEAGQQVEQGTVIVVFEAMKMEHSVRAPVAGTVARLSVQVGDTVESGEILAVIEEVEA from the coding sequence ATGACCGTCCACAAGCTGCTGGTGGCCAACCGCGGCGAGATCGCCGAGCGGATCATCCGCTCGGCCCGCGCGCTGGACATCGCCACCGTCGCCGTCCACTCCGACCCGGACGCCGACGCGCTGTTCGTCGAGGCCGCCGACGAGGCGGTGCGGCTCCCCGGCGCCGCCCCGTCGGAGACCTACCTGCGCGCCGACCGGATCATCGAGGCCGCCCGCCTGACGGGCGCGGACGCGATCCACCCCGGTTACGGGTTCCTGTCCGAGAACGCGGAGTTCGCCCGCGCCTGCGCCGATGCCGGGATCACCTTCGTGGGCCCGCCGGTCGAGGCCATCGAGGCGATGGGCTCCAAGATCGCGGCGAAGGAGCTGATGGAGAAGGCCGGGGTGCCCGTCCTGCCCGGCGCCACGATCGACGACGCCGAGGAGATCGACTCCGCTGCCGTCTCCGCCCTCGCCGACGGCATCGGCTACCCGCTGCTGGTCAAGGCAGCCTTCGGTGGCGGCGGGCGCGGCATGCGCATCGTCCGCTCCGCCGCCGACGTGCTCGACGCCGTGACCGGGGCCCGTCGCGAGGCCGCGTCGGCCTTCGGCAACGGCACCGTGTTCCTGGAACGCTTCGTCGAGGACCCGCGGCACGTCGAGGTGCAGATCTTCGGCGACACCCACGGCACCGTGGTGCACCTGTTCGAGCGCGAGTGCTCGATCCAGCGCCGCTACCAGAAGATCGTGGAGGAGGCCCCCTCCCCCGCCGTCGACGAGGCGCTGCGCACCCGTCTCGGGGACGCGGCGGTCGCGGCGGGCGCGGCGATCGGCTACACCGGCGCCGGAACCGTCGAGTTCGTGATGGCGCAGACCGGCGAGTTCTTCTTCCTCGAGGTCAACACCCGATTGCAGGTCGAGCACCCGGTCACCGAGGAGATCACCGGCCTCGACCTGGTGGCCCTGCAGATCGCGGTCGCCGAGGGCGAGCCGCTGCCCGCGGAGGTCACCGGCGCCACGATCACCGGCCACGCGATCGAGGCCCGGCTCTACGCCGAGGACCCGAGCCAGGACTACCTGCCCGGTTCGGGCACCGTGCACCGCTTCAGTGTGCCCGCGCTGCCCGGCGTGCGCGTCGACACCGGCGTCCGGGACGGCTCGGTGATCGGCACGCACTACGACCCGATGCTGGCCAAGGTGATCGCGCACGGGCGCACCCGCGCCGAGGCGGCCCGCAAGCTCGCGCGGGCGCTCGCCGAGGCCGAGATCCACGGCCCGGTCACCAACCGGGACCTGCTCGTCGCGATCCTGCGCGAGCCGGAGTTCCTGGCCGGGCGGACCGACACCGGCTATCTCACCCGGCACGAGCCCGCCGTACTGATCGGTCCCCCGGCGGAGTCCACCCTCGCCGTGCACGCCCTCGCGGCGGCACTGGCCGACCAGTCCGGCCGTCGGGACGGGGCGCGGGTCCAGCGGCCCGTGCCCACCGGCTGGCGCAACGTTCGCAGCGCCTCGCAGCACGCCGAGTACCGGATCGGCGACACCGACCTCGACGTGTCCTACCGGCTCGGCCGCGGCACGCTCGAGGCCGGTGTGAACGGGACCGCGCTCGCCGAGCCTGCCGTGCTCGGCGCCGGCCCGGAGCGGGTCGACCTGCGGGTCGGCGGCGTGCGGCGCGCCGTGCGGGTGCACCGCGTCGGCGACACCGTGTACGTGGACAGCGTGCTCGGCGCCAGCACGCTGACCGAGCGGCCGCGGCTGCCCGAGCCCGGCACCGATGCCGCCCCCGGCTCGCTCCTCGCGCCCATGCCCGGCACCGTCGTCCGGGTGGCGGCCGAGGCCGGGCAGCAGGTCGAGCAGGGCACCGTCATCGTGGTGTTCGAGGCCATGAAGATGGAGCACTCGGTGCGCGCGCCGGTGGCGGGCACCGTCGCCCGGCTGAGTGTTCAGGTCGGAGACACCGTGGAGTCCGGCGAGATCCTCGCCGTCATCGAGGAGGTTGAGGCCTGA